A single window of Sporosarcina sp. Marseille-Q4943 DNA harbors:
- a CDS encoding class I adenylate-forming enzyme family protein — MKVNFARMYRDNALKRPDKLALVNTERKREFTYKELDLFTNKICHLLTDHFQLGKGDSYAALLENDNMSFFNFGPYKTEVAGVWLNYRDNLTEHLYQIDYVKPKVIFVEDAVLLKDGYLNELSKRGIRIVCMDRGDKEHENVEYFWDIIEGQSDAHIDTEYDIDEHVILYRFTGGTTGRGKCAMYTFRNIFGTIVQNHSIPDNIYREDTKFLHITPLTHATGAFAPPTHMKGGINYTVNLPDLELLCKTIQEYGITATFAVPTLLYRLEELGLHDKYNLSTLDCILYGASPMSPSKLETLQDKFGNVFVQGYGSTEAFPPVLSLGKKDHIIKTDEDRKRLSAAGQPLLGVDMFVADPEGKEVPAGTIGELWIRSDSVIKGYKDAPEETASEFDNGFWRSGDLGYVDDKGYFYIVDRKKDMIITGGFNVYAVEVENAVNSHPDVSNSVIIGVPHEEWGEIVHAEVVLKNGSQATEQEMIDFVAAKLPKYKVPKSIVFVDELPTSTVGKVLRRYVKEKYWKESVRKVH, encoded by the coding sequence ATGAAAGTGAATTTTGCCAGAATGTATCGTGACAACGCATTGAAGCGTCCTGACAAATTAGCATTGGTCAATACTGAAAGAAAAAGGGAATTCACATACAAAGAACTGGACTTATTTACGAATAAAATATGCCATCTGCTAACAGATCATTTTCAACTTGGGAAAGGCGATTCTTACGCGGCGCTACTGGAAAACGATAATATGAGTTTCTTTAATTTCGGCCCTTATAAAACGGAAGTGGCGGGGGTCTGGCTTAACTACCGGGACAATCTTACCGAGCATTTGTATCAGATTGATTATGTGAAACCAAAAGTCATTTTCGTAGAAGACGCAGTGTTGTTGAAGGATGGTTATCTGAACGAACTAAGCAAAAGAGGCATCCGCATTGTTTGCATGGATAGAGGCGATAAAGAACATGAAAATGTTGAATATTTTTGGGATATCATCGAAGGGCAAAGTGATGCGCATATCGATACGGAATACGATATTGACGAGCATGTCATCTTGTATCGTTTTACGGGAGGGACGACAGGACGCGGAAAATGCGCGATGTATACTTTCCGTAACATCTTCGGCACGATCGTACAGAACCATTCCATACCGGACAATATTTACCGAGAAGATACCAAATTCTTGCATATCACACCACTGACGCATGCCACCGGCGCATTTGCTCCACCAACCCATATGAAAGGTGGAATAAATTACACCGTTAATTTACCGGATTTGGAGCTATTGTGCAAAACGATACAAGAATATGGCATCACAGCTACATTTGCAGTTCCAACTTTACTGTATCGGCTGGAAGAGCTCGGATTACACGATAAGTATAATTTGAGCACATTGGATTGTATCTTGTACGGGGCATCACCGATGAGCCCGTCGAAGCTCGAAACGCTTCAGGACAAATTCGGTAATGTTTTTGTGCAAGGCTATGGCTCCACGGAAGCCTTCCCGCCAGTATTAAGTTTGGGAAAAAAAGATCATATCATAAAAACTGACGAAGATCGGAAACGCCTGTCGGCAGCGGGTCAGCCACTGCTGGGAGTCGATATGTTTGTCGCAGATCCAGAAGGGAAAGAAGTTCCGGCTGGTACGATCGGTGAGCTGTGGATTCGCTCAGATTCAGTCATTAAAGGGTATAAAGATGCACCAGAGGAAACGGCTTCCGAATTTGATAACGGCTTCTGGAGATCTGGAGACCTTGGCTATGTTGATGACAAAGGCTATTTTTACATCGTGGACCGCAAAAAGGACATGATTATCACCGGAGGTTTCAATGTATATGCAGTTGAAGTGGAAAATGCAGTCAACTCTCACCCAGATGTCAGCAACTCAGTTATTATCGGTGTCCCTCACGAAGAATGGGGCGAAATTGTGCATGCCGAAGTTGTCCTGAAGAACGGAAGTCAAGCTACTGAACAAGAGATGATTGATTTTGTCGCTGCTAAGCTGCCGAAATATAAAGTGCCAAAATCGATTGTCTTCGTAGATGAACTTCCCACTAGCACAGTGGGGAAGGTGTTAAGACGGTATGTGAAAGAGAAGTATTGGAAAGAAAGTGTTAGAAAAGTTCATTAA
- a CDS encoding DUF420 domain-containing protein — protein sequence MNQSAEGKPFKKRNYRPAIIILSVVLIGIIGILSGMQGVENFDAFDVTILPMLNAIFNSFTFLFLVAALIAIKKRNVNVHQKFIYAAFCTTALFLVTYVAFHYLSPSTPYGGEGILAGIYYFVLITHIILAAAIVPLALTSVARAWNREHERHRKIARWTMPIWLYVSFTGVLVYIMISPYY from the coding sequence ATGAATCAATCCGCAGAAGGGAAGCCGTTTAAAAAACGAAATTACCGGCCTGCCATCATCATTTTATCAGTCGTTTTAATAGGTATAATCGGCATATTGTCGGGGATGCAGGGGGTAGAGAATTTTGATGCGTTCGATGTTACCATCCTCCCGATGTTAAATGCTATTTTCAATAGCTTCACATTCCTCTTTCTAGTCGCAGCTCTCATCGCCATAAAGAAAAGAAATGTAAATGTTCATCAGAAATTCATATATGCCGCATTTTGTACGACAGCATTATTTCTCGTGACTTATGTTGCATTTCATTATTTGTCCCCTTCTACACCATATGGCGGGGAAGGCATCTTAGCTGGAATCTATTATTTTGTGCTTATAACACATATTATTCTTGCTGCGGCAATCGTTCCGCTCGCGTTGACAAGTGTCGCAAGAGCATGGAACAGGGAGCATGAGCGCCATCGTAAAATAGCACGTTGGACGATGCCGATATGGTTGTATGTCAGCTTTACAGGTGTTCTCGTCTATATCATGATTTCACCATATTATTAA
- a CDS encoding amino acid ABC transporter substrate-binding protein gives MRKYMTLFILSVVALFVVTGCGNSKTNGKSGGKDVLVIGVDDKFAPMGFRDENNELTGFDIEYAKAAAEHMGMEAKFQPIDWKTKETELSSGRIDLIWNGYTITDERKGKVLFTKPYLENAQVVATLVDSDIATLKDLSGKKIGLQGLSSAADALNANPIHSEIKSVSEYADNVLALSDLKSGRVDAVIIDEVVIDYYMSKEEGKFKVLDESLAPEEYGVGVKKGNEELLEKLQNALDKMNEDGSAAKISTKWFGEDKVLK, from the coding sequence ATGAGAAAATATATGACATTATTCATCCTTTCAGTAGTTGCATTGTTCGTCGTAACAGGATGTGGCAATTCCAAAACTAACGGAAAGTCGGGCGGGAAAGATGTTCTCGTCATCGGTGTCGATGATAAATTTGCTCCAATGGGCTTCCGAGATGAAAACAACGAACTTACTGGATTCGATATTGAATATGCGAAAGCTGCTGCAGAGCACATGGGAATGGAAGCAAAATTCCAACCGATTGATTGGAAAACGAAGGAAACAGAATTGAGCAGTGGACGAATCGATTTGATTTGGAATGGGTATACAATCACGGATGAACGGAAAGGTAAAGTGCTCTTTACAAAACCTTATTTGGAAAACGCCCAAGTTGTTGCGACGTTAGTGGATTCAGATATTGCAACATTGAAAGATCTGTCCGGCAAAAAAATAGGTTTGCAAGGTCTTTCCTCGGCAGCGGACGCTTTGAATGCCAATCCAATTCATTCTGAAATTAAGTCTGTCTCCGAATATGCGGATAATGTTCTTGCACTTTCTGACTTGAAATCTGGCCGTGTTGATGCGGTCATCATTGACGAAGTTGTCATTGATTATTACATGTCCAAAGAAGAAGGCAAGTTTAAAGTGTTGGACGAGTCCTTAGCGCCTGAGGAATATGGAGTAGGTGTGAAAAAGGGCAACGAAGAATTGCTAGAGAAGCTACAGAACGCTTTAGATAAAATGAATGAAGACGGCAGTGCTGCAAAAATCTCCACGAAATGGTTCGGGGAAGATAAAGTACTTAAATAA
- a CDS encoding amino acid ABC transporter ATP-binding protein, with protein sequence MPILEVENIKKSFGPLEVLKQISFEVNKNDVIAVIGPSGSGKSTMLRSLVHLEELDGGSIAVNGNYIVKDGIYSKPQQLKEITSKMGMVFQHFNLFPHLTVVENLELAPKLLKQESSKQTRELSMELLSKVGLSDKADVLPSKLSGGQKQRVAIARALMRKPEILLFDEPTSALDPELTGEVLRVMKDLAHEDMTMVVVTHEMEFAKDVANKAIFMDKGEIVESGSPIDLLTNPQMDRTKAFLYRTLSK encoded by the coding sequence ATGCCGATTCTTGAAGTAGAAAACATTAAAAAATCATTCGGCCCGTTGGAAGTACTGAAGCAGATCAGTTTTGAAGTGAATAAAAATGATGTCATCGCTGTCATCGGACCTTCAGGATCGGGGAAAAGCACGATGCTAAGAAGTCTTGTTCATTTAGAAGAACTGGATGGAGGAAGCATTGCGGTAAATGGAAACTATATCGTTAAGGATGGAATTTATTCAAAACCTCAACAATTGAAAGAGATTACATCCAAAATGGGAATGGTGTTTCAACATTTCAATCTGTTTCCGCATTTGACGGTCGTGGAAAACCTTGAACTAGCACCAAAGCTTTTGAAACAGGAAAGCTCGAAACAAACCCGTGAATTGAGCATGGAATTATTGTCGAAAGTCGGCCTGTCAGATAAGGCTGATGTATTGCCGTCCAAGCTTTCGGGCGGACAGAAACAAAGGGTGGCGATTGCCCGTGCCTTAATGAGGAAGCCCGAGATTCTATTGTTCGATGAACCGACTTCTGCCCTCGATCCGGAGTTGACAGGAGAAGTTCTCCGTGTCATGAAGGATCTTGCTCACGAGGATATGACTATGGTTGTTGTCACTCATGAAATGGAATTTGCGAAAGACGTTGCGAATAAAGCGATTTTCATGGATAAAGGCGAAATCGTGGAATCCGGAAGTCCGATCGATTTATTGACGAATCCGCAAATGGACAGGACAAAAGCTTTCTTATATCGCACATTGTCCAAATGA
- a CDS encoding amino acid ABC transporter permease, translated as MSIDYFLSILKPMLEGAQATVLLFLVAIIVSIPLGFLLTLVARSSIKPLAYLANTYIYLMRGTPLLLQLLFIVFGLPLIPVIGEFLVLDRFVAACLGFILNYAAYFAEIFRGGLLAIDKGQYEASQVLGLNRWQTMRKVVLPQMFRIALPAVANESVTLVKDTALLYAVAVPELLHFAQTAVNRDFTITPFLLAGVIYLLITLCLTLFFKWLERRLRFD; from the coding sequence ATGTCTATCGACTATTTCTTATCCATCTTGAAACCGATGCTGGAAGGGGCCCAAGCGACCGTTCTACTATTCCTTGTAGCAATCATTGTCTCAATTCCGCTTGGCTTCCTGCTAACATTGGTTGCTAGAAGTTCCATCAAGCCGTTAGCATACTTGGCAAATACTTATATTTATTTGATGCGGGGAACACCGCTCTTATTGCAACTCCTATTCATCGTTTTCGGTCTACCGCTTATTCCGGTTATTGGGGAGTTTTTAGTGCTTGACCGGTTTGTCGCAGCGTGTTTAGGATTCATATTGAATTATGCAGCTTATTTTGCTGAAATCTTCCGTGGCGGTTTGCTTGCGATCGACAAAGGTCAATATGAAGCTTCCCAAGTGCTCGGCTTAAATCGTTGGCAGACAATGAGGAAGGTTGTACTTCCTCAAATGTTCCGTATTGCATTGCCCGCAGTGGCGAATGAGTCGGTCACTTTGGTGAAGGATACGGCTTTGTTGTACGCGGTAGCTGTCCCTGAACTGTTGCACTTTGCGCAAACAGCTGTCAACCGTGACTTCACCATAACTCCATTCTTGCTTGCAGGAGTCATATATCTACTCATTACGTTATGTTTGACACTGTTCTTCAAATGGTTGGAAAGACGATTGCGGTTCGATTAA